In one window of Nocardia brasiliensis DNA:
- a CDS encoding VOC family protein — protein MTIVLNHTIVASADRHAAARFFADLLGLSVGPPTGPFVPVRVNDDLTLDFDDRTAVAPGHYAFLVDDDTFDAVMDRLTRRPDIEFGAGVGHGWDRAVRQLVGGRGVYVLAPDGHSYELFTVAP, from the coding sequence GTGACCATAGTCCTCAACCACACCATCGTTGCGTCGGCCGACCGGCACGCCGCCGCACGGTTTTTCGCCGATCTGCTCGGGCTGTCGGTGGGCCCGCCGACCGGTCCCTTCGTGCCGGTGCGGGTCAACGATGACCTGACCCTCGACTTCGACGACCGTACCGCCGTAGCGCCCGGCCACTACGCCTTTCTCGTCGACGACGACACCTTCGACGCGGTAATGGATCGGCTCACGCGACGGCCCGATATCGAGTTCGGCGCCGGGGTGGGGCACGGCTGGGACCGGGCCGTGCGACAGCTGGTGGGTGGCCGGGGCGTCTACGTGCTCGCCCCGGACGGCCACAGCTACGAATTGTTCACCGTCGCACCGTGA
- a CDS encoding MarR family winged helix-turn-helix transcriptional regulator produces the protein MSRRAIERSGSATDGGLALFRLVRFWSRRWINRTSENLPAQLRGAQHVQVVEAVAATVEQGGEATIGTVAHQLGLDHSGASRMVRDATAAGLLARTAAAHDRRKTFLALTTDGEQLLADAYTWQRQVFAELTADWDDADRKRFAGYLRRLSEQLPR, from the coding sequence ATGAGCAGACGGGCGATCGAACGATCAGGAAGCGCCACCGACGGCGGGCTCGCACTGTTCCGGCTGGTGCGCTTCTGGTCCCGTCGCTGGATCAACCGGACCTCGGAAAACCTGCCCGCGCAATTGCGCGGCGCACAGCACGTGCAAGTGGTCGAGGCGGTCGCGGCGACCGTCGAGCAGGGTGGCGAGGCGACCATCGGCACCGTGGCACATCAACTCGGACTTGACCATTCGGGCGCGAGCCGGATGGTGCGCGACGCCACCGCGGCGGGCCTGCTCGCCCGCACCGCCGCCGCGCACGACCGACGCAAGACCTTCCTCGCCCTGACCACCGACGGCGAGCAACTACTGGCCGACGCCTACACCTGGCAACGCCAGGTCTTCGCCGAACTCACCGCGGACTGGGACGACGCCGACCGCAAACGATTCGCCGGCTATCTGCGCAGGCTCAGCGAACAGTTGCCGCGCTGA
- a CDS encoding aldo/keto reductase: MTTSKIRTVQLGKTGPEVSRIGLGAMGMSGMYGATDDAESTATIHAALDAGANLIDTGDFYGAGHNELLIGKAIAARPREDIVLSVKFGALRGPGGTWGGVDTRPEALRNFLTYSLQRLGVDYVDIYRPARLDPNVPIEDTVGAIGELVAAGYVRHVGLSEVGADTIRRAAAVHPIADLQIEYSLLSRGIEAEILPVCRELGIGVTAYGVLSRGLLSNSVQAGNTFAASDFRAHSPRFQGANLDRNLELVAALAEIATAKAVSVAQLAIAWVLTRGSDIVPLVGARRRERWAEAVGALDIALTEAELATIEAAVPVDRIAGERYAAEQMDMLDSER, translated from the coding sequence ATGACGACATCGAAGATTCGCACAGTTCAGCTCGGTAAGACCGGCCCCGAGGTCAGCCGGATCGGACTCGGCGCGATGGGCATGTCCGGGATGTACGGCGCCACCGACGACGCCGAATCAACGGCCACCATCCACGCCGCGCTCGACGCGGGCGCGAACCTGATCGATACGGGCGATTTCTACGGCGCGGGCCACAACGAGCTACTGATCGGCAAGGCCATCGCGGCGCGGCCCCGCGAGGACATCGTGCTCAGCGTGAAGTTCGGCGCGCTGCGCGGACCCGGGGGCACCTGGGGTGGCGTGGACACCCGGCCCGAGGCCCTGCGCAACTTCCTGACCTACAGCCTGCAGCGGCTCGGCGTCGACTATGTCGACATCTACCGGCCCGCCCGGCTGGACCCGAACGTGCCGATCGAGGACACCGTCGGCGCGATCGGCGAACTCGTCGCGGCCGGTTATGTCCGGCACGTGGGATTGTCCGAGGTCGGCGCGGACACCATCCGCCGGGCCGCGGCCGTGCACCCGATCGCCGACCTGCAGATCGAGTACTCGCTGCTCTCGCGCGGTATCGAAGCCGAGATCCTGCCGGTCTGCCGGGAATTGGGCATCGGCGTCACCGCCTACGGCGTGCTGTCGCGCGGGTTGCTCAGCAACTCGGTACAGGCCGGAAATACATTCGCGGCCAGCGATTTCCGCGCCCACAGCCCGCGCTTCCAAGGCGCGAACCTGGACCGGAACCTGGAACTGGTGGCCGCGCTCGCCGAGATCGCCACCGCGAAAGCGGTTTCGGTGGCGCAGCTGGCCATCGCCTGGGTGCTGACCCGCGGCTCGGACATCGTGCCGCTCGTCGGCGCACGCCGCCGCGAACGCTGGGCCGAGGCGGTCGGCGCGCTCGACATCGCGCTCACCGAGGCCGAACTGGCCACCATCGAGGCGGCCGTGCCGGTCGATCGGATCGCGGGCGAGCGTTATGCGGCCGAGCAGATGGACATGCTGGACAGCGAGCGGTAG
- a CDS encoding PaaI family thioesterase, producing the protein MDNAAMGELVMAGFQKLGFIQFTGIEGVEFDAGRNVVRMAPRAEHLNHNGDLHAAVLFGLAETAAMGASVSGIVDLMGETFIVARDGRIEYRARAKGDAGPFLATSEVAGDTLQQVRTDIAARVPIELEVPVNITDTSGKSVAAAAFTAVIRPRRR; encoded by the coding sequence ATGGACAACGCGGCCATGGGGGAGTTGGTGATGGCGGGATTCCAGAAGCTGGGGTTCATCCAGTTCACAGGGATCGAGGGGGTGGAGTTCGACGCAGGCCGCAACGTCGTGCGCATGGCACCGCGCGCGGAACATCTGAACCACAACGGCGATCTGCACGCGGCGGTACTGTTCGGCCTGGCCGAGACCGCGGCGATGGGCGCGTCGGTGTCGGGGATCGTCGACCTGATGGGTGAAACCTTCATCGTGGCCAGGGACGGCCGGATCGAATACCGGGCCCGCGCGAAAGGCGACGCCGGGCCGTTTCTGGCCACGTCCGAGGTCGCAGGCGACACCTTGCAGCAGGTGCGCACCGATATCGCCGCCAGGGTGCCGATCGAACTGGAGGTGCCGGTGAACATCACCGACACCTCCGGAAAGTCCGTCGCCGCGGCGGCGTTCACCGCGGTGATCCGGCCACGCCGCCGATAG
- a CDS encoding alpha/beta fold hydrolase has product MTDHQIFDLGDFTTQHGATLRGAFLAYATYGELNADKSNAVVYPTWYSGRHGDNEWLIGAGMALDPAKYFIIVPNMLGNGLSSSPSNTPPPYDRARFPNITMYDQVAAQYRLVTEQFGIERLALVTGWSMGAGQTYQWAVSHPEMVRRIAPFCGSARTSVHNKVFLEGVRAALTADSAFAGGWYGERWPTTGLRALARVYAGWGFSQAFYWEREYEKLGYSSLEDFLVAFWEGFFLDDRDPNNLLAMLWTWQHADVGRTPGFDGDTEAALASIRATTLVLPAEKDLYFPPEDEAWAVGHIPGAELRVIPGIWGHFAGFGGNPADTQFIDTALTELLRRPGGPV; this is encoded by the coding sequence ATGACCGACCACCAGATCTTCGATCTCGGTGACTTCACCACTCAGCACGGGGCGACCCTGCGTGGTGCGTTTCTGGCCTACGCCACCTACGGCGAGTTGAACGCCGACAAAAGCAACGCGGTGGTGTATCCGACGTGGTATTCGGGGCGGCACGGCGACAACGAGTGGCTGATCGGCGCGGGTATGGCGCTCGACCCGGCGAAGTACTTCATCATCGTGCCGAACATGCTCGGCAACGGGCTGTCCAGCTCGCCGAGCAACACCCCGCCGCCCTACGACCGGGCGCGGTTCCCGAACATCACGATGTACGACCAGGTGGCGGCGCAATACCGTTTGGTGACAGAGCAATTCGGCATCGAGCGGCTGGCGCTGGTGACGGGCTGGTCGATGGGGGCCGGCCAGACCTATCAGTGGGCGGTGAGTCATCCGGAAATGGTGCGCCGGATCGCTCCGTTCTGCGGTTCGGCCCGAACCAGCGTGCACAACAAGGTCTTTCTGGAGGGTGTGCGGGCGGCGCTCACCGCCGACTCGGCCTTCGCGGGCGGCTGGTACGGCGAGCGCTGGCCGACCACCGGATTGCGGGCGCTGGCACGGGTTTACGCGGGCTGGGGCTTTTCGCAGGCCTTCTACTGGGAGCGCGAGTACGAGAAGCTCGGCTACTCCTCGCTGGAGGATTTCCTCGTCGCCTTCTGGGAGGGCTTCTTCCTCGACGATCGCGACCCTAACAACCTGCTTGCCATGCTGTGGACCTGGCAGCACGCCGATGTCGGCCGCACGCCCGGCTTCGACGGCGACACCGAGGCCGCGCTGGCCTCGATCCGGGCGACCACCCTGGTGCTGCCCGCCGAGAAGGACCTGTACTTTCCGCCGGAGGATGAGGCGTGGGCGGTCGGGCACATCCCCGGCGCCGAACTGCGCGTGATTCCCGGGATCTGGGGCCATTTCGCCGGTTTCGGCGGCAACCCCGCCGACACGCAGTTCATCGACACCGCCCTAACGGAACTCTTGCGAAGGCCGGGCGGACCCGTCTGA